A part of Numenius arquata chromosome 16, bNumArq3.hap1.1, whole genome shotgun sequence genomic DNA contains:
- the CRYBA4 gene encoding beta-crystallin A4 yields the protein MTHRCRRSSSLWKIVVWDEAFFQGKKHEFTTDCYSTPEHGFSTVRSCKIESGAWAGFEHCGFQGQQFVLERGEYPCWEAWSGSNAYHVERMCSFRPIACADHGRSRLMLFEQENFQGKRAELSDDCPSLPALGWGSNAVGSFLVHSGAWVCSQYPGYRGFQYLLESDSHAGEYKHVREWGSHAQTGQVQSIRRVQQ from the exons ATGACCCACCGCTGCAGGAGATCCTCCAGTCTCTGGAAG ATCGTGGTGTGGGATGAGGCTTTCTTCCAGGGCAAGAAGCACGAGTTCACCACCGACTGCTACAGCACCCCGGAGCACGGCTTCAGCACCGTCCGCTCCTGCAAGATCGAGAGCGGGGC GTGGGCAGGCTTCGAGCACTGTGGCTTCCAGGGGCAGCAGTTTGTGCTGGAGCGTGGCGAGTACCCGTGCTGGGAGGCGTGGAGCGGCAGCAACGCCTACCACGTGGAAAGGATGTGCTCCTTCCGCCCCATCGCCTGCGCT GACCACGGGCGCAGCAGGCTGATGCTCTTTGAGCAGGAGAACTTCCAGGGCAAGCGGGCGGAACTGAGCGACGATTGCCCCtcgctgcctgccctgggctggggcagcaacGCTGTGGGCTCCTTCCTCGTCCACTCCGGCGC GTGGGTCTGCTCCCAGTACCCGGGGTACCGGGGCTTCCAGTACCTCCTGGAGAGTGACAGCCATGCGGGCGAGTACAAGCACGTGCGGGAGTGGGGCTCCCATGCCCAGACGGGCCAGGTCCAGTCCATCCGCAGGGTCCAGCAGTGA